In Luteitalea sp. TBR-22, one genomic interval encodes:
- a CDS encoding tetratricopeptide repeat protein, translating to MPATPSPRLQALERISRDACDLVVEERVAPPDLTPRLRAFSDWCRVGLQQALVAMARYPEYQQASGAFGPSRDVVQAAAEHHFLRGLAFETQARLAEEPGVGAGSRVEAPQARAPFIAEHLEAARRQYERALVLAPSHQEATLRLARVHLESGRHESGRELLARLSTEPCASVACGLAWLFTAQMQAAAGDAAAAASYRKAAAVAGVSRSARLGLMAFLLRTGNEAAAASVIDGFTHEGAAVGTPDDAWAMYLSGQRLDPELIIRSMKALLVP from the coding sequence ATGCCGGCGACGCCGTCGCCGCGCCTGCAGGCGTTGGAGCGCATCAGCCGAGACGCCTGCGACCTCGTCGTCGAGGAACGCGTTGCGCCACCCGACCTCACGCCGCGCCTCCGCGCGTTCAGCGACTGGTGCCGTGTCGGACTGCAGCAGGCGCTCGTCGCGATGGCCCGCTATCCGGAGTACCAACAGGCGTCGGGGGCATTCGGCCCGTCCCGGGACGTCGTCCAGGCTGCGGCCGAACATCACTTCCTGAGGGGCCTTGCCTTCGAGACGCAGGCCCGGCTGGCCGAGGAGCCCGGCGTCGGCGCCGGGTCGCGAGTCGAGGCACCGCAGGCGCGGGCGCCCTTCATCGCCGAGCACCTCGAGGCGGCCCGACGACAGTACGAGCGCGCCCTTGTCCTCGCCCCTTCGCATCAGGAGGCGACGCTTCGATTGGCACGTGTGCACCTGGAGTCCGGTCGCCACGAGTCCGGCCGCGAGTTGCTCGCCAGGTTGTCGACCGAGCCGTGTGCCAGCGTGGCGTGCGGGCTCGCCTGGCTGTTCACGGCGCAGATGCAGGCTGCAGCGGGGGATGCGGCGGCAGCCGCCTCCTACAGGAAGGCCGCAGCCGTCGCGGGCGTCTCGCGCAGCGCCCGGCTCGGCTTGATGGCTTTCCTGCTGCGCACGGGCAACGAAGCGGCGGCCGCCTCGGTGATCGACGGCTTCACACACGAGGGAGCGGCGGTGGGCACGCCCGACGACGCGTGGGCCATGTACCTCTCCGGCCAGCGCCTGGACCCTGAACTGATCATCCGCTCCATGAAGGCGCTGCTCGTTCCATGA
- a CDS encoding SpoIIE family protein phosphatase produces MPPARLKLVPTTPGVTTEIVPADQPIVIGRDPLSGVVLAEPSVSRRHAQLIRREDAIVLEDLGSAVGTFVNDQRVTAHILTDGDRVRFGRQVQFEVVSEAIATLLESQGLDDRSTGVRHLQELLDVARQLSSSAVLPEVLAAVLRSAIRIMRADGGALALINSADQKLELVLRLPKLAPPPIAQQELDLLKQAVRGHRTITSQAMHETLIGASTAARPDMVATPLMVARRALADDSSFIGRLDAVGALLVSRPASTQVVPREEIAIFESLAADAAMAIDSARLYKEARAKAKYEHEMSLAKDIQAALLQAPPVVPFATTFAQTESAASVGGDLYQGVTRPDGSLALALGDVSGKGVGASLIMALATGMLRLLHDLGQPLSDILPTLHNQLLNYSPGNKYLTLGATVLHPDGRLELANAGHCAPALVRANGEVQMLDSGGPVLGLLPFGSWEVQTIQMAPGDALVIYSDGVSESTSYTGEDFGPKGVAETLAGVAGATPTEMAAALLEASVTFRDGRPAGDDVTLLVVRYEGQG; encoded by the coding sequence ATGCCTCCCGCCCGCCTGAAGCTCGTGCCGACCACCCCAGGGGTGACCACGGAGATCGTCCCTGCCGACCAGCCGATCGTCATCGGCCGCGACCCGCTGTCGGGTGTCGTGCTCGCCGAGCCGAGCGTCTCGCGGCGCCACGCCCAGCTCATTCGGCGCGAGGACGCCATCGTCCTCGAGGACCTCGGCAGCGCCGTCGGGACGTTCGTCAACGATCAGCGCGTGACGGCGCACATCCTCACCGACGGCGATCGCGTGCGCTTCGGGCGGCAGGTGCAGTTCGAGGTGGTGAGCGAGGCAATCGCCACGTTGCTCGAGTCGCAGGGCCTCGACGACCGCAGCACCGGCGTGCGTCACCTGCAGGAACTGCTCGACGTTGCGCGACAGCTCAGCAGCTCCGCCGTGCTGCCCGAGGTGCTCGCGGCGGTCCTGCGGTCGGCGATCCGCATCATGCGCGCCGACGGCGGCGCCCTCGCGCTGATCAACAGCGCCGACCAGAAGCTCGAGCTGGTGCTGCGGCTGCCCAAGCTGGCGCCACCGCCGATCGCGCAACAGGAACTCGACCTCCTGAAGCAGGCCGTCCGCGGTCACCGGACCATCACCAGCCAGGCCATGCACGAGACGCTGATCGGCGCCTCGACGGCGGCGCGGCCCGACATGGTCGCCACGCCGTTGATGGTGGCGCGCCGCGCCCTGGCCGATGACTCGTCGTTCATCGGCCGACTCGACGCCGTGGGCGCGTTGCTGGTGTCGCGCCCGGCGAGCACCCAGGTGGTGCCGCGCGAGGAGATCGCGATCTTCGAGTCGCTCGCCGCCGACGCCGCGATGGCCATCGACAGCGCGCGCCTCTACAAGGAAGCGCGGGCCAAGGCCAAGTACGAGCACGAGATGTCGCTGGCCAAGGACATCCAGGCGGCGCTGCTGCAGGCGCCGCCGGTCGTGCCCTTCGCCACGACCTTCGCGCAGACCGAGTCGGCCGCCTCGGTCGGGGGCGACCTGTACCAGGGCGTGACGCGCCCCGACGGCAGCCTCGCCCTCGCGCTCGGCGACGTCTCGGGCAAGGGCGTCGGGGCGTCGCTGATCATGGCGCTCGCAACCGGCATGCTGCGGTTGCTGCACGACCTCGGGCAACCGCTCTCCGACATCCTGCCGACGCTGCACAACCAGCTCCTGAACTACAGCCCGGGCAACAAGTACCTCACCCTCGGGGCGACGGTGCTGCATCCCGACGGCCGCCTCGAACTCGCCAACGCGGGCCACTGCGCCCCGGCGCTCGTCCGCGCCAACGGCGAGGTGCAGATGCTCGACTCGGGCGGGCCGGTGCTCGGCCTGTTGCCGTTCGGGTCCTGGGAAGTGCAGACGATCCAGATGGCACCTGGCGACGCGCTGGTCATCTACAGCGACGGCGTCAGCGAGTCGACCTCCTACACCGGCGAGGACTTCGGCCCCAAAGGCGTCGCCGAGACGCTCGCCGGGGTCGCGGGCGCGACCCCGACAGAGATGGCCGCCGCGTTGCTCGAGGCGTCGGTCACCTTCCGCGACGGCCGTCCCGCCGGCGACGACGTGACGCTGCTGGTGGTGCGCTACGAGGGGCAGGGCTAG
- a CDS encoding PEGA domain-containing protein, protein MRSLEEPDAPRGRGLSIILLAAALVAGAVAWYATSRVPGAPDTKTTRPAPTGNAPTTANAPTRGTERPSPDPAGTRAAARPRSEAADRPSRPAPPPDAPAAAPRELRVTSDVAGAYVFVDRKFLGTTPLTSRDITPGQHQINVQVEGRPPVIRTVDILEAGPTEVSVTLAAPSPSAPPAIDASVAVVHQHAMGACEGTLRATADGFTYATAHKDAFRLPYASVEQFSVDYAARRLRLKQRGGRTWNFTTTADTADPLFVFHRDVDAVRPR, encoded by the coding sequence ATGCGCAGCCTGGAGGAGCCGGACGCCCCACGCGGGCGCGGCCTGTCGATCATCCTGCTGGCGGCAGCGCTGGTCGCCGGCGCGGTCGCATGGTACGCCACCAGCCGGGTTCCCGGGGCGCCGGATACCAAGACGACCCGGCCGGCCCCGACCGGGAACGCGCCCACTACGGCCAACGCCCCCACTCGCGGAACCGAACGCCCGTCCCCCGACCCGGCCGGGACGCGCGCGGCCGCACGCCCACGGTCCGAGGCCGCGGACCGGCCATCGCGCCCCGCGCCCCCGCCGGACGCCCCCGCCGCCGCGCCGCGCGAACTCCGCGTGACCAGCGACGTCGCCGGCGCCTACGTCTTCGTGGACCGCAAGTTCCTCGGGACCACGCCGCTGACCTCGCGCGACATCACGCCGGGCCAGCATCAGATCAACGTCCAGGTCGAAGGCCGGCCGCCCGTGATCCGCACGGTCGACATCCTCGAGGCCGGGCCCACCGAGGTCAGCGTCACCCTGGCGGCCCCGTCGCCGTCGGCCCCGCCGGCGATCGACGCGTCGGTCGCCGTCGTACACCAGCACGCGATGGGCGCCTGCGAGGGCACCCTGCGCGCCACGGCCGATGGCTTCACGTACGCCACCGCGCACAAGGACGCCTTCCGCCTGCCGTACGCGAGCGTCGAGCAGTTCTCCGTCGACTACGCCGCCAGGCGGCTCCGGCTCAAGCAGCGCGGCGGCCGCACGTGGAACTTCACCACGACCGCCGACACCGCCGACCCGCTGTTCGTGTTCCACCGCGACGTGGACGCCGTACGGCCCAGATAG
- a CDS encoding HAD family phosphatase has translation MIDLSSFRPRAVVFDLDGTLVDNMSLHAQAFGSFAAAHQLPPLTMDLRRRIDGKRNSEIFPMLFEREMTWDEILQFEEEKEGAYRQLSRGRLLPVRGALTLLARLEAHGIGVAVATSAPLKNVVHTLAETGLDARFTIIARGDEVKRGKPFPDVFALAAERLAVPPTECLAFEDAPIGVAAAMAAGMTTVGVTTTFSVEQFAAHIPAPHGVVPDYEGFLDGPGRWLREPSVDGG, from the coding sequence TTGATCGACCTGTCCTCCTTCCGTCCCCGCGCCGTCGTGTTCGATCTCGATGGCACGCTCGTCGACAACATGTCCCTGCACGCGCAGGCGTTCGGGTCCTTCGCGGCCGCGCACCAGTTGCCGCCGCTCACCATGGACCTGCGCCGCCGGATCGACGGCAAGCGCAACAGCGAGATCTTCCCGATGCTGTTCGAGCGCGAGATGACCTGGGACGAGATCCTGCAGTTCGAGGAAGAGAAGGAGGGCGCCTACCGCCAGTTGTCGCGCGGCCGCCTGCTGCCGGTGCGCGGTGCCCTGACGCTGCTCGCACGGCTCGAGGCACACGGCATCGGGGTCGCCGTGGCGACCTCCGCGCCGCTCAAGAACGTGGTGCACACCCTGGCGGAGACCGGGCTCGACGCGCGCTTCACCATCATCGCCCGCGGCGACGAGGTGAAGCGTGGCAAGCCGTTTCCCGACGTCTTCGCGCTTGCCGCCGAGCGCCTCGCAGTGCCGCCGACCGAGTGCCTCGCGTTCGAGGACGCCCCCATCGGTGTCGCCGCGGCGATGGCTGCCGGCATGACGACGGTCGGCGTGACGACGACGTTCTCGGTGGAGCAGTTCGCCGCGCACATCCCGGCACCACATGGGGTCGTCCCCGACTACGAGGGGTTCCTCGACGGCCCGGGGCGGTGGTTGCGCGAGCCGTCGGTCGACGGCGGGTAG
- a CDS encoding GNAT family N-acetyltransferase produces MIGTIAIAERVEAAETRLSLAMLDVTRREGDASAFAVPVGRGAAVYCGPGAPMTKVIGAGIGVPLTEDDVDRVEAAFAPTGESPGWEIATLGDLGSVRRLERRGYGLQRIELVLGCDIPALLPQVLPDGILVTQGRDADWAHIAVAGFAAAETVEGREAPAESYDTSILERVVAQFAGVREMRRYVAILGAEAAGAASARVDGELYQLCGAATLPTHRRRGVQSALLSARLEDARAAGCTLAVVTVEPGSRSQANVQRRGFVPLYSRLVMARMS; encoded by the coding sequence ATGATCGGCACGATCGCGATCGCCGAGCGCGTCGAAGCGGCCGAAACCCGCCTGAGCCTGGCGATGCTCGACGTCACCAGGCGCGAGGGAGACGCCTCGGCCTTCGCCGTGCCCGTCGGCCGTGGCGCCGCCGTCTACTGCGGCCCTGGCGCCCCGATGACCAAGGTGATCGGCGCGGGCATCGGCGTCCCGCTGACCGAGGACGACGTCGATCGCGTCGAAGCCGCCTTCGCGCCGACCGGCGAGTCGCCCGGCTGGGAGATCGCCACCCTCGGCGACCTCGGATCGGTGCGTCGGCTCGAGCGGCGCGGGTACGGACTGCAGCGCATCGAACTCGTGCTCGGGTGCGACATTCCGGCCCTGCTGCCGCAGGTGCTGCCCGACGGCATCCTCGTGACGCAGGGCCGCGACGCCGACTGGGCGCACATCGCCGTCGCCGGCTTTGCCGCCGCCGAGACCGTCGAGGGCCGCGAGGCGCCCGCCGAGTCCTACGACACGTCGATCCTCGAGCGCGTCGTGGCGCAGTTTGCCGGCGTGCGGGAGATGCGGCGCTACGTGGCGATCCTGGGCGCCGAGGCCGCGGGCGCCGCCTCCGCGCGCGTCGATGGCGAACTCTACCAACTCTGCGGCGCCGCGACGCTGCCGACCCATCGCCGGCGCGGCGTGCAGTCGGCGCTGCTCTCGGCCCGCCTCGAGGACGCACGCGCCGCCGGATGCACGCTCGCCGTCGTCACCGTGGAGCCCGGCTCCCGATCGCAGGCCAACGTCCAACGCCGCGGCTTCGTGCCGCTGTACAGTCGACTGGTGATGGCCCGCATGTCGTGA
- a CDS encoding acyl-CoA dehydrogenase family protein — protein MTVTPTDRQAAFAARARQFAEAEVAPRAAAIDADNTFPRDLVARAGALGLMGATIPEAWGGAGQDEVAYVLALEAIARASATVAVILSVNTSLVAETLLRHGSDAQRERWLRRLATGASVGAFALSEADAGSDAANQQTVAVADQGGYRLRGRKVWVANAAAADVVIVFASTRPDLRGRGISAFLVPMDAPGLSRHGLEDSLGVRGLGCMDLVLDDVRVEADHLLGGAGQGFAIAREALDGGRVAIAAQALGVGEASLAEAIAYAKRRVAFGQPIASYQAIQFMLADMATGLEAARMLTWRAAAARARGARATTEASMAKLAASEAAHAAADRALQILASEGYRHGATVERLFRDVRATEIYQGTSEVQRMIIADAVLA, from the coding sequence GTGACGGTCACTCCCACCGATCGGCAGGCCGCCTTCGCGGCGCGGGCGCGGCAGTTCGCCGAGGCGGAGGTCGCGCCCCGCGCCGCTGCCATCGACGCCGACAACACGTTCCCCCGCGACCTCGTGGCGCGCGCCGGCGCGCTCGGCCTGATGGGCGCCACCATCCCCGAGGCCTGGGGAGGCGCCGGCCAGGACGAGGTGGCCTACGTGCTCGCGCTCGAAGCCATCGCGCGGGCGAGTGCCACCGTCGCCGTCATCCTCTCGGTCAACACGTCGCTGGTCGCCGAGACGCTGCTGCGCCACGGCAGCGACGCGCAGCGCGAGCGCTGGCTCCGTCGGCTGGCGACCGGCGCGTCGGTCGGCGCCTTCGCGCTGTCGGAAGCCGACGCCGGGTCCGACGCCGCCAACCAGCAGACGGTCGCCGTCGCCGACCAGGGCGGCTACCGCCTGCGCGGCAGGAAGGTGTGGGTGGCCAACGCCGCGGCGGCCGACGTGGTGATCGTGTTCGCCTCGACGCGCCCCGACCTGCGGGGGCGCGGCATCTCCGCCTTCCTCGTGCCGATGGACGCGCCCGGGCTCTCGCGCCACGGCCTCGAGGATTCCCTCGGGGTGCGCGGCCTCGGCTGCATGGACCTCGTGCTCGACGACGTGCGCGTCGAGGCCGACCACCTGCTCGGCGGCGCCGGGCAGGGCTTCGCGATCGCGCGTGAGGCGCTCGACGGCGGTCGCGTCGCGATCGCCGCGCAGGCGCTCGGCGTCGGCGAGGCCTCGCTCGCGGAAGCGATCGCCTACGCGAAGCGCCGGGTGGCGTTCGGCCAGCCGATCGCCAGCTACCAGGCCATACAGTTCATGCTCGCCGACATGGCGACCGGCCTCGAGGCGGCGCGCATGCTGACGTGGCGGGCCGCGGCGGCGCGGGCCCGAGGCGCCCGCGCGACCACCGAGGCGTCGATGGCCAAGCTGGCGGCCTCGGAAGCGGCCCACGCCGCGGCCGATCGCGCCCTGCAGATCCTCGCCTCGGAAGGCTACCGTCACGGCGCGACGGTCGAGCGCCTCTTCCGCGACGTCAGGGCCACCGAGATCTACCAGGGGACGTCCGAGGTGCAGCGCATGATCATCGCCGACGCGGTGCTCGCATGA
- a CDS encoding HIT domain-containing protein, giving the protein MDHLWSPWRLQYVTGGSAPPGCVFCTADTGTDAGQAALVVHRGVACYVILNLFPYNNGHLMVVPGRHIATLGEATPDELHELMLLTQRAEGVLRAAYQPHGINVGINIGRAAGAGVADHLHIHLVPRWNGDTNFMTTVGESRVLPEGLDATAARLRPLFADAP; this is encoded by the coding sequence ATGGATCACCTCTGGTCGCCCTGGCGGCTGCAGTACGTCACCGGCGGCTCGGCGCCACCGGGCTGCGTGTTCTGCACGGCCGACACCGGCACCGACGCCGGCCAGGCCGCGCTGGTCGTGCACCGCGGCGTCGCCTGCTACGTCATCCTCAATCTCTTCCCGTACAACAACGGGCACCTGATGGTCGTTCCCGGCCGGCACATCGCCACGCTCGGCGAGGCCACACCGGACGAACTGCACGAGCTGATGCTGTTGACCCAGCGCGCCGAGGGCGTGCTGCGCGCCGCCTACCAGCCCCACGGCATCAACGTCGGCATCAACATCGGACGGGCTGCCGGGGCGGGCGTCGCCGATCACCTGCACATCCACCTCGTGCCGCGCTGGAACGGCGACACCAACTTCATGACCACCGTCGGCGAGAGCCGGGTGCTGCCGGAGGGCCTCGACGCCACCGCGGCACGCCTGCGCCCGCTGTTTGCCGACGCCCCGTGA
- a CDS encoding integration host factor subunit beta — translation MTKADLVEEVSRVSELTKKDAELIVETVFLSVIRALHAGDKVELRGFGSFRLRKREPRKGRNPKTGDRVDVPSKQVPYFKPGKELKDLINASTADDLDETVAPAHDPAPVG, via the coding sequence ATGACCAAGGCGGATCTCGTCGAAGAGGTCTCCCGCGTCTCCGAGCTCACCAAGAAGGACGCCGAGCTGATCGTGGAGACGGTGTTCCTCTCGGTCATCCGCGCCCTGCACGCGGGCGACAAGGTCGAGCTCCGGGGCTTCGGCAGCTTCCGCCTTCGCAAGCGCGAGCCCCGCAAGGGCCGCAACCCCAAGACCGGCGACCGCGTGGACGTGCCGTCCAAGCAGGTGCCCTACTTCAAGCCGGGCAAGGAACTGAAGGACCTCATCAACGCCAGCACCGCCGACGATCTCGACGAGACCGTCGCGCCCGCGCACGATCCGGCGCCGGTCGGCTAG
- a CDS encoding 30S ribosomal protein S1, whose protein sequence is MSDQLTDQPEVREVSARQSAAATTKAMWTADDQEMDPQEFASLLDLYDNSFRNITEGEVVKGTVLSVSASAVIVDVGFKSEGMIPLDEFLDENGDVIVQPGDTVDVLLERTEDRDGHIVLSREKAEKMKIWDEVEKAFADRKVVIGRVIERIKGGLAVDIGVRAFLPGSQIDVRPVRNLDALKGQELRMRVIKVNKKRGNIVLSRKVLLEEENAEKKKHTLETLAEGKVMRGVVKNITDYGAFIDLGGIDGLLHITDMSWGRVQHPSELFKVNDEVDVIVLKFDPENERVSLGHKQLTTDPWSDVVERYPVTARVTGRVVSLTDYGAFIELEPGVEGLIHVSEMSWSKRVKHPSKILNVGDNVEAMVLGVDPSARRISLGLKQVETNPWHELTDKYPVGTKIKGKVRNLTEFGAFVEVEDGIDGLIHISDMSWSKRLKHPSEMLKKGDTVEAMVLNIDAENQRLSLGLKQLAADVWDDFFGRVQVGDVIEGKVVRMTSFGAFVELAEGIEGLIHVSEFDAEGGHEKVSLEVEQSYPMKVIKLSPSERKVGLSIRALKDDTYRADWGQYISEAASTGGATLGDHFKQQQ, encoded by the coding sequence ATGTCAGATCAACTTACGGACCAGCCGGAAGTGCGTGAAGTCAGTGCCCGGCAGTCCGCTGCCGCCACGACCAAAGCGATGTGGACGGCAGATGATCAGGAGATGGACCCGCAGGAATTCGCCAGCCTGCTCGACCTGTACGACAACAGCTTCCGCAACATCACGGAAGGTGAGGTCGTCAAGGGTACGGTTCTGTCCGTTTCCGCCTCCGCGGTGATCGTCGACGTCGGGTTCAAGTCGGAGGGGATGATTCCTCTCGACGAGTTCCTCGACGAGAACGGTGACGTGATCGTGCAGCCCGGCGACACCGTCGACGTGCTGCTCGAGCGCACCGAGGATCGTGACGGCCACATCGTGCTCTCGCGCGAGAAGGCCGAGAAGATGAAGATCTGGGACGAGGTCGAGAAGGCCTTCGCCGATCGCAAGGTCGTCATCGGTCGCGTCATCGAGCGCATCAAGGGCGGCCTGGCCGTGGACATCGGCGTCCGCGCCTTCCTGCCCGGCAGCCAGATCGACGTCCGTCCCGTGCGCAACCTGGACGCCCTCAAGGGCCAGGAACTGCGCATGCGCGTCATCAAGGTCAACAAGAAGCGCGGCAACATCGTCCTCTCGCGCAAGGTTCTCCTCGAGGAGGAGAACGCCGAGAAGAAGAAGCACACGCTCGAGACGCTGGCCGAGGGCAAGGTCATGCGCGGCGTGGTCAAGAACATCACCGATTACGGTGCGTTCATCGACCTCGGCGGCATCGACGGCCTGCTCCACATCACGGACATGTCGTGGGGCCGCGTGCAGCACCCCTCGGAGCTGTTCAAGGTCAACGACGAGGTCGACGTCATCGTCCTCAAGTTCGACCCCGAGAACGAGCGCGTGTCGCTCGGTCACAAGCAGCTCACGACCGACCCGTGGTCGGACGTGGTCGAGCGCTACCCGGTCACGGCGCGCGTCACCGGCCGCGTCGTGAGCCTCACCGACTACGGCGCCTTCATCGAGCTCGAGCCGGGCGTCGAGGGCCTGATCCACGTCAGCGAGATGTCGTGGAGCAAGCGCGTCAAGCACCCGTCGAAGATCCTCAACGTCGGCGACAACGTCGAGGCGATGGTGCTCGGCGTCGATCCGTCGGCCCGCCGCATCTCGCTCGGCCTCAAGCAGGTCGAGACCAACCCCTGGCACGAGCTCACCGACAAGTACCCGGTGGGCACGAAGATCAAGGGCAAGGTCCGCAACCTGACCGAGTTCGGCGCGTTCGTCGAGGTGGAGGACGGCATCGACGGCCTGATCCACATCTCGGACATGTCGTGGAGCAAGCGTCTCAAGCACCCGTCGGAGATGCTCAAGAAGGGCGACACGGTCGAGGCGATGGTGCTCAACATCGACGCCGAGAACCAGCGCCTGTCGCTCGGCCTCAAGCAGCTGGCCGCCGACGTGTGGGACGACTTCTTCGGTCGTGTCCAGGTCGGTGACGTCATCGAGGGCAAGGTCGTGCGCATGACCTCCTTCGGCGCGTTCGTCGAGCTGGCCGAGGGCATCGAGGGGCTCATCCACGTCTCGGAGTTCGATGCCGAGGGCGGTCATGAGAAGGTCTCGCTCGAGGTGGAGCAGAGCTACCCGATGAAGGTCATCAAGCTCAGCCCGTCGGAGCGCAAGGTCGGCCTCAGCATCCGCGCGCTGAAGGACGACACCTATCGCGCCGACTGGGGTCAGTACATCAGCGAGGCGGCCTCCACCGGTGGCGCCACGCTGGGTGACCACTTCAAGCAGCAGCAGTAG
- the cmk gene encoding (d)CMP kinase: MLIAIDGPSGAGKGTVARAISEALQCRHVDTGAMYRAVAWRAADLGVSLDDEPAVADVARAAALRAEQGRVEIDGHDVTRAIRTPEMDAAAARVARLGQVRQVLVERQRDYAASGDLVMEGRDIGTVVLPQADVKVYLDASPDERARRRAGDAAHAANGGDVATIASALAQRDHSDKSRTVSPLTLAPDAVYIDTTGLPIADVVDQVLALVRAAQARG; the protein is encoded by the coding sequence GTGCTGATTGCAATCGACGGCCCGTCCGGCGCGGGCAAGGGAACGGTGGCGCGGGCCATCTCGGAAGCGTTGCAGTGCCGCCACGTGGACACTGGCGCGATGTACCGGGCCGTGGCGTGGCGCGCCGCGGATCTCGGCGTGTCGCTCGACGACGAGCCGGCGGTGGCGGACGTGGCACGAGCCGCGGCGCTGCGGGCCGAGCAGGGCCGCGTCGAGATCGACGGCCACGACGTGACCCGGGCCATCCGGACCCCGGAGATGGATGCCGCGGCTGCCCGCGTCGCCCGGCTCGGGCAGGTGCGACAGGTGCTGGTCGAGCGCCAGCGGGACTACGCGGCGTCGGGCGACCTCGTGATGGAGGGCCGCGACATCGGGACGGTCGTGCTGCCCCAGGCCGACGTGAAGGTCTATCTCGATGCCTCGCCTGACGAGCGGGCGCGCCGCCGGGCCGGCGACGCGGCCCATGCGGCCAACGGCGGCGACGTCGCCACGATCGCCTCGGCGCTGGCGCAGCGGGATCACAGCGACAAGAGCCGCACCGTCTCGCCGCTCACCCTGGCGCCCGATGCCGTGTACATCGACACGACCGGCCTGCCGATTGCCGACGTCGTCGATCAGGTGCTCGCGCTGGTCCGCGCCGCCCAGGCGCGGGGGTAA
- a CDS encoding DUF3309 family protein, with translation MSPLLILILLVLLLGGGGAFYGPRAGWGGAHYGGLFGLIVVILLVLLLTGNLR, from the coding sequence ATGTCACCGCTCCTGATCCTCATCCTTCTCGTGCTGCTTCTCGGTGGTGGCGGGGCCTTCTACGGACCTCGCGCAGGATGGGGCGGCGCGCACTACGGTGGCCTGTTCGGGCTCATCGTGGTCATCCTGCTGGTGCTGTTGCTCACGGGCAATCTTCGCTGA
- a CDS encoding pseudouridine synthase codes for MPLERLQKILSAAGVASRRVAESLITEGRVKVNGQVASELGAKADPDADRIEVDGRRLHTSVPRRYILLYKPVHYVTTRSDPQHRPTVLTLLGQAGQGLYPVGRLDFDSEGLILLTNDGELADRLTHPRHEVPRTYEVRVFGVPTAEMVRRLETGVPLDGRRTARAHVRVIESFNKKSGEQSLLEIVIHEGRNRQVRRMCQAVGLPVITLARTKIGSLTDRRLKPGMYRELRPGEVQQLREDCGLDRKPTLPTVHHTAEPQAGVKFGHAPTPSHVKRTRGGQPRPTKKAAKRVTKKVTLKEYARSMSPKRGPRKRTRQ; via the coding sequence ATGCCACTCGAGCGCCTGCAGAAGATTCTCTCGGCCGCGGGCGTTGCGTCGCGCCGCGTCGCCGAGTCGCTGATCACCGAGGGCCGCGTCAAGGTGAACGGCCAGGTCGCCAGCGAACTGGGGGCCAAGGCCGACCCCGACGCCGACCGCATCGAGGTCGACGGGCGCCGCCTGCACACGTCGGTGCCGCGGCGCTACATCCTCCTCTACAAGCCCGTGCACTATGTGACGACGCGATCGGACCCGCAGCACCGGCCGACCGTGCTCACGCTGCTCGGGCAGGCGGGGCAGGGGCTGTACCCGGTCGGGCGCCTCGACTTCGACTCCGAGGGCCTCATCCTCCTCACCAACGACGGCGAGCTCGCCGACCGCCTCACGCACCCACGCCACGAGGTGCCGCGCACCTACGAGGTCCGCGTGTTCGGCGTGCCGACCGCCGAGATGGTGCGCAGGCTCGAAACGGGCGTGCCGCTCGATGGCCGTCGCACGGCCCGGGCCCACGTGCGCGTCATCGAGTCGTTCAACAAGAAGTCCGGCGAGCAGTCGCTCCTCGAGATCGTGATCCACGAGGGCCGCAACCGCCAGGTGCGTCGCATGTGCCAGGCGGTCGGCTTGCCGGTGATCACGCTGGCGCGGACCAAGATCGGCTCGCTGACCGATCGCCGGCTCAAGCCCGGCATGTACCGCGAGCTTCGCCCCGGCGAGGTGCAGCAACTGCGCGAGGACTGCGGCCTCGATCGCAAGCCGACGCTGCCCACGGTGCACCACACGGCGGAGCCGCAGGCCGGCGTGAAGTTCGGGCACGCGCCGACGCCGAGCCACGTGAAGCGGACCCGCGGCGGCCAGCCACGGCCGACCAAGAAGGCGGCCAAGCGGGTCACGAAAAAGGTGACGCTGAAGGAGTACGCGCGGTCGATGTCGCCCAAGCGGGGGCCGCGCAAGCGCACGAGGCAGTAG